From Malaciobacter mytili LMG 24559:
TTAAGAATTATAAGAAATGGTATGTATGATGTGGCAAATGAAGAATTGGGTACTGCTTCAAAACATATTAAATCAAAAATTAAAATTGCAGCAAAAACAGGAACTGCACAAGTTATTTCTATTCCTCAATCTGAAAAGAAAAGAATGAAAGAGAGTGAATTGGAATATTACCATAGATCTCATGCTTGGTTAAATACTTATGGTCCATTTGATGACCCACAGTATGTAGTTGTTGCTTTAGTTGAACATGGAGGACATGGAGGTTCAGCAGCAGGTCCTATGGTAACAAAAATCTATAATAAGTTACATGAGTTAGGTTATATTAAAAAATAAGCCTTTAATTGATTTTTAGTTATTATTTTACCATTAAAAAAAGGATATATTTTTGAAATTTTTTGCATATTTATTATTTTTTACTTCATTTTTATTTGCAGCTGATACACCACCTGTTGTAAATCTCTCTGTTGCAGCACTTGAAGAACCTGCACAGTTTGTAAGAACTATAAATATAGCAATTATTTTAGGATTATTAGTATTAGCTCCTACTTTACTTTTAATGGCTACAAGTTTTACAAGACTTTTAATTGTTTTTTCACTATTAAAACAAGCCTTAGGATTACAACAAACTCCTCCTTCTCAAGTAATTGTATCAATGGCTTTAATCCTAACTATTTTTATTATGGAACCCTATGCAAAAAAATCATGGAATGAAGCAATAGTTCCTTATATGGATGAAAAAATAGGATATGAAGAGGCTTTTGAAAAAGGAACTAAACCTTTTAAAGAGTTTATGATAAAAAATACAAGAGAATCTGATTTGGGATTATTTTATAGAATAAAAAAACAAGAAAATCCTAAAAATATTGATGATGTTCCATTAACACTTTTAATGCCTGCTTTTATTGTAAGTGAATTAAGAACTGCCTTTGAAATAGGTTTTTTAATATTTTTACCCTTTTTAGTTATTGATATTATTGTATCTTCTATTCTTATGAGTTTAGGTATGATGATGCTTCCACCTGTAATGATCTCCTTACCTATAAAACTAATCTTTTTTATTGTAATTGATGGTTGGTTTTTAATAATAGGAAATCTAGCCCAATCCTTTAAATAGTCTTTTAAGTATAAAAGTATAAATATAATTCTTATTTTTATATAATTTTGCTATTATTTTATAGCTAAACAATTAAAAAGGAATTAAAATGAAAAGAAGTATTTTAAAAATATTAAGTTCAAGTTTATTTGCTATTTTTATCCTTACAGGATGCGGAATAAATAAAGTATATAATGTACCCTCTAAAACTTTCAAAGAAAAACCAGAAAACCAAACTGTTTACAATGCTATTATTAAAGCAGGAGAGTATTTAGGTTGGAATATGAAACAAGTTGATAATAATACAATTATTGGAAATCTTGTAATTAGAGAACATATTGCAAAAATACAAATAACTTATGATAAAAACTCTTACAATATAAAGCTTTTAGAAGCACAGAATTTAAATTATGATAAAAGTAATAATACTATTCATAATAACTACAATGGTTGGATAAGAAACTTAGAAAACCAAATTGATTCTAAATTGATAGTTTTAAAAATGAATGAAAAATTAAAAATAGAAGAACAACTTGCCGCTAATTATAAAAAAGATCAAATGCCAGCAGGAAATAATAAATATAAACCAATTTATGATGTGGAAAATAAAAGCATAAATAAAAAATATGAAAATATTCAACAAATAAGCCAAAAAATACTTAATGTTGGAGATAAAACAAATTGGGTTATGTCTAAACAAAAAGAGGGATTTATTTTGGCAAAAGTTGTAAGAAGAGTTCATACTGCAATAGTTAGAATTGATTATACTTTAGACTCTTATAGTATTAAATATATTACAAGTACAAACTTAGGTGCAGATACACATTATAATATTCATAATAACTATAATATTTGGATAAAAGAGTTAGAAGAAGGAATAGATTTTACTTTAAATAACTAAAGCTAGAAGAGTTTTCTTCTAGCCTTATAAATCATATACCATAGCAATTTCATTACAAACAGGAAAATGCTTACATCTAATACAGTCTGCCCATATTTTATGTTCTGGAATATCTTCTTTATCTATAACTTTAAAACCTAAGCTTTCAAAGAAACCTTGTTCATAAGTTAGTGATAAGATTTGTTCCAATCCTAGTTTCTTACCTTCTTCAATACAGTGTTCTACTAATTGTTTACCAAGTTTTAAACCTCTATACTCTTTACCTACAATTAAACTTCTAACTTCTGATAATCTAATTGAATGTATATGCAAAGCTGTAAAACCTGCAATTTTTCCATCTACACTTACAACAGTGTATGACCTAATTGTATTGGCCATCTCATCTTCTGTTCTTAAAAGAATTTTTCCACTTTCAACTTCAGGTTTTACTAAAGCTTGCATTTGTTTAATATGCGATACATTTGGTTTAAAAAACTTGATTTCCAAATAGATGCTCCGTTATTGCATTTTGTAAAGAGTCCATACCTTTTTTCTTTAAATTTGAAATAAAAATACCATTAGGATACTCTCTTTTTAATTTTGCTAAATCATTTTGTTTTAATTTATCTGTTTTTGTAAAAGCGTGTATAATAATTTGGTCACCTCTTTTAATACTTGATAAAAATTCATCAACATTTTTATCAATATCTAAAGAAGGATGCCTAGAATCAATTAAATGAACAAATATTTGTAAACAAGGTCTTTGCTCTAAATAATTAGTTAAGTTTCTATTCCAATCTTTTTTTAAGCCTTTAGATACTTTTGCATATCCAAAACCTGGTAAATCAACAAACCTTGCAAATAAATAAGGCATTTCTTCATTTGAAGTTTTAAATTTAATATTAAAATAGTTTATTAACTGAGTTTTCCCAGGAGTAGAAGAAGATTTTGCCAAACCTTTTCTATTTGTTAAAGTATTTAATAATGAAGATTTACCAACATTACTTCTTCCTAAAAATGCAACTTCAGCCACATTGGGATCAGGAGAGTCAGCTATACTTTGAGCTGACTGCAAAAATGTTGCATCAACTATTTTCATTATTTATCAGCCTTTGCACTATCTTTATTATTATCTAAATTTATAATAAATCTAACGGGCTTATCTTCAGTTCCACTAACTTTTGCTTCACCTGTTGTTTGGTTTATAAAGATTTTATCTCCATAGATTTTTCTATCTTCTACTTTTTCTTTTATATATCCATTTCCAATAATCTCATATTCTTCTTTATTTGGATAATATATTACTTTATTACCTTTTCCTTCATACTCTTTATCTTTTGAAATAATATCAAAAGAGACATTTCCAATGGCTATATATTTTAAAGGTACTCTTTTTTCTGAATCTTTTGAAGACATATAGACTTCTAATCTATCCGCATCTAATTTATCTTTAGCTTTTCTAAGTTTAACATCTCCTGTAAAAATAGAAATTCCTTTTGCATCATTTGCTTCAAATTTTTTAGCATCTATAACTAATTTTTCTTGTGCAAAAAGCATTGAAGAAGCTACTAAACTTAATAAAAAATATTTCATATCTATCCTTAATTTTTTGTTATATCAATTTCAAAATGAGAGTTCTTTGATTTCATAATCTCATTATTCATATCTAAATATAAATTTGTTCCATTTAATTTATGATTATAATATGTACCACTAAAATATATTGTATTTCTTGCTATTTTTGTTTTATCATTATAAAAAAGTTCTTGAGTATTTAAAGTCATAAAATTATCTCTTCTAAATTTTACATTATTAATAAAAGTAAACTCTTCTTTTTGCTTTATAATAACATCTGCACTTACATAATCAGTTGCATTTTTTACTTTTTTATCATTTGCTTTTAGTATAAAATTACCTTCATACATAATATCTTTAGTTTCAAATCTTGAAGCTTTTTTTGAATTAACTATTTTTGTAACAGTCTGCTCATTTAAAGTATACATTGTAGAATTATTAAAACTTACAAGAGGTATTTCTTTTTTATTTTCTTTATCTTGTATATTAGCTATTGGTACAAAATATATTAATGTAGAGATTAATAAAATAGCATAAATAAAAGATTTTATAACCATGCTTTTAAAAACTCCTCTTCTAAATTATCTTTTTTTATAATATATTCTATCATTTCTCTTACTGCACCATTTCCACCACTATTTTTACAAACAACATCAACAAACTCTTTTAAATAATGAGTTCCATTTGAAGGAGTAAAAGATAAATTTACTTTTTTTAACATTTTATAATCATTTAAATCATCACCTATAGCTGCAACTTGATCCCAAGTTAAATTCTCTTTTTTTAAAATTTCTTCTAAAATCTCATCTTTATTATGTACTTTTTGATAAAGATGGTTTATTTGTAAATCTTGTGCTCTTTGTTCTACTATTTTAGATGTTCTTCCTGTAATAATTGCAGCTTTTTTACCAAGTTTTTTAGTCCAAGTTGCAATTGCAAGCCCATCAGATACATCAAAAGATTTTAACTCATCTCCACTATTAGTATAAGTTATTTTTCCATCAGTTAATGTACCATCAACATCTAAAACAAGTAGTTCTATCATAAAACACCTTTTGTACTAGGTATTCCTAATTTTTCATTTGGTATTAAAGCTCTTCTTAAAGCTACAGCAACTGATTTAAAAGCAGCTTCTAAGATATGATGTTTATTTTTTCCTCTTTCATACACAATATGACAAGTAAGACCTGCATTTGTTATAAAAGCATGAAAAAACTCTTCAGCTAATTCAACATCAAATTCCCCTACTTTCCCACTTAGATTTATATCATAAACTAAAAAAGGTCTATTACTTAAATCAAGGGCACATGTAACTGCTGCTTCATCCATAACAACTGTTGCATTACCATATCTTTCCACAGCTTTTATAGGAAAAATTGCTTGTTTTAATGCCTTACCTAAAACAATACCACAATCCTCCACACTATGATGAAAATCTATATGCAAATCACCTTCACATATAAGCTCAATATCAATACCACTATGTTTTGAAAGAGCCTCTAACATATGATCAAAAAAACCAATACCAGTTTTTATATTTGATTTACCTACACCCTCTACATTAAGCTTGCATTTTATATCTGTTTCTTTTGTTTTTCTATTAAATTCAACCATCTTCATTCCTATTGTGCAATTATCATAGCACCATTAATTCCAAGTTTAGCTTTAAAGTCATTAGCCTCTTCCTCACTTCTAAACCCACTTACCCAAACTCTATTTATAGGTGCATTTTCAAAATATCCCTCTTTTATAATAACATTATAGTTATTTCCAATAATATTTTCAAATTTTCTTTTTGTAATTTGAGCACCTTCAATTCTTCTAAATGCTCCTACTTGTACATAATATTTACCAACACTCATAACTTCATTTTTCTCTATTGAAGTTTTTGCAATTTTACCGTGGAAACCTAAAACTGTTATTTTTACTTTTGCTGTTCCATTTTTCACCATATCAATAGCATGTGCTGCTTTATTTGAAAGGTCAATAATTCTTCCAGTAACAAAAGGTCCCCTATCATTTATTCTTACAACTATTGATCTTCCATTCTCAAGATTATCTACTTTTACCATTGTATTCATTGGTAAAGTTTTATGTGCTGCTGTCATAGCATACATATTATATATCTCTCCATTTGAAGTCTTTTTAGCATGAAAATTTGGCCCATACCAAGAGGCAATTCCTCTTTGTTCATCTGCAACTTTTGCCAATGTGGGATAATACCACTTTCCAGAAATTTGATAAGGTCTCATCGTAGCTCTATGCATAGCTTGCGAATTTTTCATTTCTTGAGGAGGAATTTTTTTATAACTTCCACCACCATAACTATAACTACTATATTTAGAAGAACATCCTGCTAAAAAGCCACCAACTAAAAAAGTAGTTACTACTATAGAATACTTTGAAAAACTATTTTTTAATAACAATTTTATCTCCAATACCTATTAAATTTGTTCTAAGTTTATTATCAGTTTTTAACTTACTTAGATTGATATTATATCTTTTAGCAATAGAATAAAGAGTCTCTCCATTTTTTACTTGATGAATAATTTTACTCTCTTCTTTTCTAAGTTTTGCCACTTTTAAAACTTCATTTTTCCCACTTTTTGCAGTAATTGGAATAATAAGTTTTTGATTTAAAGATAAAAAATTTGTATTTAATTTATTAAAGTCTTTAATTACATTATATGAAATATTATATTTTTTTCCTATTTTTAAAAGTGAATCGCCACTTTTTACAACATGAACCATATATCTACTATCTTTAATTAAGTCTTTATTTGCTTGAAATCTTGCAAGTCTACTATAAGGAATATAAATATCATAATTTTTTTCATAAGGAGGAATA
This genomic window contains:
- the fliP gene encoding flagellar type III secretion system pore protein FliP (The bacterial flagellar biogenesis protein FliP forms a type III secretion system (T3SS)-type pore required for flagellar assembly.), whose amino-acid sequence is MKFFAYLLFFTSFLFAADTPPVVNLSVAALEEPAQFVRTINIAIILGLLVLAPTLLLMATSFTRLLIVFSLLKQALGLQQTPPSQVIVSMALILTIFIMEPYAKKSWNEAIVPYMDEKIGYEEAFEKGTKPFKEFMIKNTRESDLGLFYRIKKQENPKNIDDVPLTLLMPAFIVSELRTAFEIGFLIFLPFLVIDIIVSSILMSLGMMMLPPVMISLPIKLIFFIVIDGWFLIIGNLAQSFK
- a CDS encoding N-acetyltransferase, with amino-acid sequence MEIKFFKPNVSHIKQMQALVKPEVESGKILLRTEDEMANTIRSYTVVSVDGKIAGFTALHIHSIRLSEVRSLIVGKEYRGLKLGKQLVEHCIEEGKKLGLEQILSLTYEQGFFESLGFKVIDKEDIPEHKIWADCIRCKHFPVCNEIAMVYDL
- the yihA gene encoding ribosome biogenesis GTP-binding protein YihA/YsxC; the encoded protein is MKIVDATFLQSAQSIADSPDPNVAEVAFLGRSNVGKSSLLNTLTNRKGLAKSSSTPGKTQLINYFNIKFKTSNEEMPYLFARFVDLPGFGYAKVSKGLKKDWNRNLTNYLEQRPCLQIFVHLIDSRHPSLDIDKNVDEFLSSIKRGDQIIIHAFTKTDKLKQNDLAKLKREYPNGIFISNLKKKGMDSLQNAITEHLFGNQVF
- the lptA gene encoding lipopolysaccharide transport periplasmic protein LptA, encoding MKYFLLSLVASSMLFAQEKLVIDAKKFEANDAKGISIFTGDVKLRKAKDKLDADRLEVYMSSKDSEKRVPLKYIAIGNVSFDIISKDKEYEGKGNKVIYYPNKEEYEIIGNGYIKEKVEDRKIYGDKIFINQTTGEAKVSGTEDKPVRFIINLDNNKDSAKADK
- a CDS encoding KdsC family phosphatase, translated to MIELLVLDVDGTLTDGKITYTNSGDELKSFDVSDGLAIATWTKKLGKKAAIITGRTSKIVEQRAQDLQINHLYQKVHNKDEILEEILKKENLTWDQVAAIGDDLNDYKMLKKVNLSFTPSNGTHYLKEFVDVVCKNSGGNGAVREMIEYIIKKDNLEEEFLKAWL
- the hisB gene encoding imidazoleglycerol-phosphate dehydratase HisB; amino-acid sequence: MVEFNRKTKETDIKCKLNVEGVGKSNIKTGIGFFDHMLEALSKHSGIDIELICEGDLHIDFHHSVEDCGIVLGKALKQAIFPIKAVERYGNATVVMDEAAVTCALDLSNRPFLVYDINLSGKVGEFDVELAEEFFHAFITNAGLTCHIVYERGKNKHHILEAAFKSVAVALRRALIPNEKLGIPSTKGVL
- a CDS encoding septal ring lytic transglycosylase RlpA family protein, coding for MLLKNSFSKYSIVVTTFLVGGFLAGCSSKYSSYSYGGGSYKKIPPQEMKNSQAMHRATMRPYQISGKWYYPTLAKVADEQRGIASWYGPNFHAKKTSNGEIYNMYAMTAAHKTLPMNTMVKVDNLENGRSIVVRINDRGPFVTGRIIDLSNKAAHAIDMVKNGTAKVKITVLGFHGKIAKTSIEKNEVMSVGKYYVQVGAFRRIEGAQITKRKFENIIGNNYNVIIKEGYFENAPINRVWVSGFRSEEEANDFKAKLGINGAMIIAQ